One Microlunatus soli genomic window carries:
- a CDS encoding GNAT family N-acetyltransferase, giving the protein MGAVLIRPAATDDLERIAAIYAPYVTDTVITFEIEVPSAQEWRQRFAAITESGLPFLVATLDDQVVGFAYAGPYRSRPAYRQTAEDSIYLAPESRGLGIGGRLLDELIVRTRAVGIRELVAVIADADNPASPALHARRGFVEVGRLTGVGHKHDRWVDTLLMQLSLGVR; this is encoded by the coding sequence ATGGGGGCGGTGCTCATCCGCCCCGCAGCGACGGACGATCTCGAGCGGATCGCCGCGATCTACGCGCCCTACGTCACCGACACCGTGATCACGTTCGAGATCGAGGTGCCGTCGGCGCAGGAATGGCGACAGCGCTTCGCCGCGATCACCGAATCAGGGCTGCCGTTCCTGGTTGCGACGCTGGACGATCAGGTGGTCGGCTTTGCCTACGCGGGCCCCTATCGGAGTCGCCCGGCCTATCGGCAGACCGCCGAGGACTCGATCTACCTGGCGCCGGAGTCACGGGGTCTCGGTATCGGCGGCAGGCTGCTGGACGAATTGATCGTCCGGACCCGTGCCGTCGGTATCCGCGAACTCGTCGCGGTGATCGCCGACGCCGACAATCCGGCCTCGCCGGCGCTCCATGCCCGCAGGGGGTTCGTCGAGGTCGGACGGTTGACCGGCGTCGGCCACAAGCACGACCGCTGGGTCGACACCCTGCTGATGCAGCTCTCCCTAGGAGTGCGCTGA
- a CDS encoding phosphonatase-like hydrolase, with translation MTDHDDSRGNDSRRFDLAALDMAGTTVQEHGAVYASLRGAVEDHLGRPIPDQVFARWTGTSKKEATAGLLRECGGSAPDDLVETVYGDFHGRLLRRYAETPPTPLPGVEGAVARLRASGVAVVLQTGYSRDIAESILKTMGWSVGEQLDGLVTSDEVAASRPAPYLIFHAMELAGVTDVDRVCAVGDTPNDLGAGTNAGAGLVVGVLTGAHDATALGRHPHTHLLAGVADLPILL, from the coding sequence ATGACTGACCACGACGACAGTCGGGGGAACGACAGCCGACGGTTCGACCTGGCAGCGCTGGACATGGCGGGCACCACGGTGCAGGAGCACGGCGCGGTGTACGCGTCACTGCGCGGGGCCGTCGAAGATCATCTCGGCCGCCCGATCCCGGATCAGGTGTTCGCCCGCTGGACCGGGACCAGCAAGAAGGAGGCGACCGCCGGGTTGCTCCGCGAATGCGGCGGATCGGCTCCCGATGATCTTGTCGAGACCGTGTACGGGGACTTCCATGGTCGGCTGCTGCGGCGCTACGCCGAAACGCCGCCGACTCCGCTGCCCGGCGTCGAGGGCGCTGTCGCGCGGCTGCGTGCTTCCGGCGTCGCCGTCGTGCTGCAGACCGGCTACTCCCGGGACATCGCCGAGTCGATCCTGAAGACGATGGGCTGGTCGGTCGGCGAGCAGCTGGACGGCTTGGTCACCAGTGACGAGGTGGCCGCCAGCCGGCCGGCGCCGTACCTGATCTTCCACGCCATGGAGCTGGCCGGTGTCACCGATGTCGATCGGGTCTGCGCGGTCGGCGACACCCCGAACGACCTCGGTGCGGGCACCAATGCCGGCGCCGGCCTGGTGGTCGGGGTGCTGACCGGAGCCCACGACGCGACCGCGCTGGGCCGACATCCGCACACCCATCTGTTGGCCGGGGTCGCCGACCTGCCGATCTTGCTCTGA
- a CDS encoding LysR family transcriptional regulator, which produces MTVSLQQLQTFRAVVRNQSFSLAAKELFTSQPHVSNQIRSLEQHYRVALFSRSKGKIDLTEAGAALYAKVNVIVEELQDAERIVGDFRGLRRGSIRIAATSSFGNHLLPGVIADFQQQRPDITVLAQVANTDRVWEMLDNDEAELAITTEQPPKTRRLTAEPFVADGLVLVAPVGWELPDPVTPEVFAELPLVLREEGSLTLTVLRRLLGDHEPTVAAQLTGTAAVNEAVAAGVGISLVPESSVDAWQRAATIAVHRWADLELHHDYVLVHASSRFQSAATSALLTHLRAWADERRRRGPFDS; this is translated from the coding sequence ATGACGGTGTCGCTGCAGCAACTGCAGACCTTCCGGGCAGTCGTCCGTAATCAGTCGTTTTCCTTGGCTGCAAAGGAACTCTTCACCTCCCAGCCGCACGTCTCGAATCAGATCCGCAGCCTGGAGCAGCACTACCGGGTCGCGCTCTTCTCCCGGTCCAAGGGCAAGATCGACCTCACCGAAGCCGGCGCCGCGTTGTATGCCAAGGTGAATGTGATCGTCGAGGAGTTGCAGGATGCCGAACGGATCGTCGGGGACTTCCGCGGGCTGCGGCGCGGCAGCATCCGGATCGCCGCCACCTCCAGCTTCGGCAACCATCTGCTCCCTGGTGTGATCGCCGACTTCCAACAGCAGCGTCCCGACATCACGGTGCTGGCCCAGGTGGCCAACACCGACCGGGTCTGGGAGATGTTGGACAACGACGAGGCCGAACTGGCGATCACCACCGAGCAGCCACCGAAGACCCGACGACTGACCGCCGAACCGTTCGTCGCCGACGGTCTGGTGCTGGTGGCGCCGGTGGGCTGGGAACTGCCCGACCCGGTGACACCGGAGGTGTTCGCCGAACTGCCGCTGGTGTTGCGGGAGGAAGGATCCCTCACCCTGACCGTGCTGCGTCGACTGCTCGGTGATCATGAACCGACGGTCGCCGCGCAGCTCACCGGTACGGCGGCAGTCAACGAGGCGGTCGCGGCCGGAGTCGGGATCTCGCTGGTTCCGGAGAGCTCGGTCGACGCCTGGCAGCGGGCAGCCACCATCGCGGTCCACCGCTGGGCCGATCTCGAACTGCATCACGACTACGTGCTGGTGCACGCCTCCTCGCGTTTCCAGAGCGCGGCGACCAGTGCACTGCTCACCCATCTGCGGGCCTGGGCCGACGAGCGCCGACGCCGTGGCCCGTTCGACAGCTGA
- the phnE gene encoding phosphonate ABC transporter, permease protein PhnE, giving the protein MTSAVPRSRFALRRSVDDHRPDRMPVPPQTLRPQQITSAAVIIAVLVAAHVLAWRGTEIAPDTLVRGWAGMARFIGEAVPPDISWPTVVGPGLQACLVTLWIGLLGTTFSIPFSFLLAILGSRATTSNAVVYQVARGLLSFLRAVPDIVFALIFVTAVGLGPFPGVLALMFHNTGVMGKLWSEAMEAVDQGPAEALRIAGAGRTQIALHAIFPAVLPQLIGLLLYRFDVNVRSSVVLGLVGAGGIGFLINQAIQLFRFDQLLSYILMVLILVIAVDLLSAAIRRRLQT; this is encoded by the coding sequence ATGACCTCCGCCGTACCCCGCTCCCGGTTCGCCCTGCGCCGATCGGTCGATGATCACCGCCCGGACCGGATGCCAGTACCTCCGCAGACCCTGCGACCGCAGCAGATCACCTCGGCGGCCGTGATCATCGCCGTGCTGGTCGCAGCGCACGTCCTCGCCTGGCGGGGGACCGAGATCGCTCCGGACACCCTGGTCCGGGGCTGGGCCGGGATGGCGCGCTTCATCGGCGAGGCGGTGCCACCCGACATCAGCTGGCCGACCGTGGTCGGTCCCGGCCTGCAGGCCTGCCTGGTGACACTGTGGATCGGCCTGCTCGGTACGACGTTCTCGATCCCGTTCAGCTTCCTGCTGGCGATCCTGGGTTCGCGCGCGACCACCAGCAACGCGGTGGTCTACCAGGTGGCTCGAGGCCTGTTGTCGTTCCTGCGGGCGGTGCCGGACATCGTGTTCGCGTTGATCTTCGTCACCGCGGTCGGACTCGGTCCGTTCCCCGGCGTGCTGGCGTTGATGTTCCACAACACCGGAGTGATGGGCAAGTTGTGGTCGGAGGCGATGGAGGCGGTCGACCAGGGACCCGCCGAGGCGTTGCGGATCGCCGGCGCCGGGCGGACCCAGATCGCCCTGCACGCGATCTTCCCGGCCGTGCTGCCGCAGCTCATCGGGCTGTTGCTCTATCGCTTCGACGTCAACGTCCGCAGCTCGGTGGTGCTCGGCCTGGTCGGCGCCGGCGGCATCGGCTTCCTGATCAATCAGGCCATCCAACTGTTCCGTTTCGACCAACTGCTCAGCTACATCCTGATGGTGCTCATCCTGGTGATCGCAGTGGACCTGCTGAGCGCCGCCATCCGCCGCCGCCTCCAGACCTGA
- a CDS encoding TIGR03364 family FAD-dependent oxidoreductase encodes MTTELPPALSADGPVDLLVVGAGVIGLAHAVEAHLRGLSVLVIDRDDRAVGASVRNFGHICITPQDGRALDLAIGGRTRWLELAAKASVPVLECGTLVLARSAAELGVLEEFAERRGSDQVRLLGRADVGRRLAGHDPAVIGGAELPLDLRTDPRRAVAAIAGWLVDQGVEIRRRTTATSFEQGVVRTTRGPIAARKVVVAVGHDVDHLLPDIADEVGLRRCALQMLRVAAPDDLRVVPAVLTGLSMLRYPGLAATSAAPTVRESFGRQAPELLDAVMNLMFTQLDNGDLIIGDTHRYALTHEPFDDEDVADLVLRETARLLGVGGLTVRQRWRGIYADSDQTDFLIKELGADTRVVSVTSGIGMTTSHGLASAVLDDLL; translated from the coding sequence GTGACCACCGAACTGCCCCCAGCCCTGTCGGCCGACGGCCCGGTCGACCTGCTCGTCGTCGGCGCCGGAGTGATCGGACTTGCCCATGCCGTCGAGGCCCACCTGCGGGGTCTGTCGGTGCTGGTGATCGATCGTGATGATCGCGCGGTCGGCGCCTCGGTACGCAACTTCGGCCACATCTGCATCACCCCGCAGGACGGCCGGGCGCTCGACCTCGCCATCGGTGGCCGTACCCGATGGCTCGAGCTGGCGGCCAAGGCGTCGGTGCCGGTCCTGGAATGCGGAACGCTGGTGCTGGCCCGCAGCGCGGCCGAGCTCGGTGTGCTGGAGGAGTTCGCCGAGCGCCGCGGCAGCGATCAGGTCCGGCTGCTCGGCAGGGCGGACGTCGGCAGACGACTGGCCGGCCATGATCCGGCCGTCATCGGCGGTGCGGAGTTACCTCTCGACCTGCGGACCGATCCCCGCCGCGCTGTGGCCGCCATCGCCGGCTGGCTGGTCGACCAGGGTGTCGAGATCCGCCGACGCACCACGGCGACGTCGTTCGAACAGGGGGTGGTCCGGACGACGCGCGGCCCGATTGCGGCCCGCAAGGTCGTCGTCGCGGTCGGCCACGATGTTGATCATCTGCTACCCGACATCGCCGACGAGGTCGGCCTGCGTCGTTGTGCCCTGCAGATGTTGCGGGTGGCGGCTCCCGATGATCTTCGCGTCGTGCCCGCGGTCCTGACCGGACTGTCGATGTTGCGCTATCCCGGTCTGGCCGCGACGTCGGCCGCACCGACGGTCCGGGAATCCTTTGGCCGGCAGGCGCCGGAGCTGCTCGACGCCGTGATGAATCTGATGTTCACCCAGCTCGACAACGGTGATCTGATCATCGGCGACACCCACCGATACGCCCTCACCCACGAACCGTTCGACGACGAAGACGTTGCGGACCTGGTGCTGCGGGAGACCGCCCGGCTGTTGGGAGTCGGTGGGCTGACCGTCCGACAGCGCTGGCGCGGGATCTACGCCGACTCCGATCAGACCGACTTCCTGATCAAGGAACTGGGCGCCGACACCCGCGTGGTCTCGGTCACTTCCGGAATCGGCATGACCACCTCGCACGGGCTGGCTTCCGCAGTCCTCGACGACCTGCTCTGA
- a CDS encoding phosphonate ABC transporter ATP-binding protein, which yields MIAVPESGSAANGLAPALSMRGLSVRGLSKEFGGRIVLQDFDLDVAPGEVVALLGANGSGKSTALKCIVGIERPDSGRILLEGADLTALTDRALIDARMRTAMVFQQIHLVRRRTALQNVCSGGLGRLSLGRSFIWAAFPRTLREEAMACLDRVGLADRAHNRVAALSGGQQQRVALARALCQRAAVLLADEPVSALDPAAAEQVMALMVDLARTEGLAVAAVLHQPELARRHADRLVGLRDGRIDFAGRSADIGAEQVDGLYLAPAARSVAHHDQKRIPA from the coding sequence ATGATCGCCGTACCCGAGTCCGGTTCGGCCGCGAACGGGCTGGCGCCGGCGCTGTCGATGCGAGGTTTGTCGGTACGGGGGCTGAGCAAGGAGTTCGGCGGTCGGATCGTGTTGCAGGACTTCGATCTCGACGTCGCCCCCGGCGAGGTCGTCGCCCTGCTCGGCGCGAACGGCTCGGGCAAGTCGACCGCGCTGAAATGTATCGTCGGGATCGAACGCCCGGACAGCGGCCGGATCCTGCTCGAGGGGGCAGACCTGACCGCGTTGACCGATCGAGCGCTGATCGATGCCCGGATGCGAACCGCCATGGTCTTCCAACAGATCCATCTGGTCCGCCGCCGGACCGCCTTGCAGAACGTGTGTTCCGGAGGGTTGGGCCGACTCTCGCTCGGTCGTTCCTTCATCTGGGCGGCCTTCCCCCGCACGTTGCGCGAGGAGGCCATGGCCTGCCTGGACCGGGTCGGCCTTGCCGACCGGGCCCATAATCGCGTCGCCGCGCTGTCCGGTGGTCAACAGCAGCGGGTCGCGCTGGCCCGTGCGCTGTGTCAACGCGCCGCCGTGCTGCTCGCCGACGAACCCGTGTCGGCCCTGGATCCCGCGGCGGCCGAGCAGGTGATGGCGCTGATGGTCGACCTCGCCCGGACCGAAGGACTGGCCGTCGCGGCCGTGCTGCACCAACCGGAGCTGGCCCGCCGGCATGCCGACCGGCTGGTCGGGCTGCGCGACGGGCGAATCGACTTCGCCGGCCGCAGTGCCGACATCGGTGCCGAACAGGTCGACGGGCTGTACCTGGCGCCGGCCGCTCGCAGTGTTGCCCACCATGATCAGAAACGGATCCCGGCATGA
- a CDS encoding GntR family transcriptional regulator, which produces MTVPLHARVADVLRRRISDGKLAIGSPIPTEADLVEEFGASRGTVRQALSALRTEGLISGSQGRPPTVRARPLGQPFETFLSFTAWAQLSGRKPGQRTIEIARRAPSTPAALALDLPDDDRAVDVVRLRLLDGQPTMLERSTFVDRVGRLLFDTDTDAGSIYQYLIGHGVDLGQADHTIDAIGADPLDAELLDVPVGTPLLRERRTVTGSDGSPVEYADDRYRPDRATFTISNAASHGPHPVRQLEFRRLELPGDHDHD; this is translated from the coding sequence GTGACGGTCCCCCTCCATGCTCGCGTCGCGGACGTCCTGCGACGCCGGATCAGCGACGGCAAACTGGCCATCGGCTCGCCGATCCCGACCGAGGCGGATCTGGTCGAGGAGTTCGGGGCCTCCCGCGGCACGGTGCGGCAGGCGCTGTCAGCACTGCGCACCGAGGGGTTGATCTCCGGCAGCCAGGGCCGACCGCCGACGGTCCGTGCCCGACCGCTCGGGCAGCCGTTCGAGACCTTCCTGTCCTTCACCGCCTGGGCCCAGTTGTCGGGCCGCAAACCCGGGCAGCGGACGATCGAGATCGCCCGGCGAGCTCCGTCGACGCCAGCCGCCCTTGCTCTCGACCTCCCCGACGACGACCGCGCGGTCGACGTCGTACGGCTCCGGTTGCTGGACGGTCAGCCGACGATGCTGGAGCGCAGCACCTTCGTCGATCGGGTCGGGCGACTGCTGTTCGACACCGACACCGACGCCGGCTCGATCTATCAGTACCTGATCGGTCACGGTGTTGATCTTGGTCAGGCCGACCACACGATCGATGCGATCGGAGCCGATCCGCTGGACGCCGAACTGCTGGACGTCCCGGTCGGCACCCCGTTGCTGCGGGAACGCCGCACGGTGACCGGATCCGACGGCTCTCCCGTCGAGTACGCCGACGACCGTTATCGCCCCGACCGGGCCACCTTCACCATCAGCAATGCCGCCAGTCACGGACCGCACCCGGTCCGTCAGCTGGAATTCCGCCGACTCGAACTCCCAGGAGATCATGATCATGACTGA
- a CDS encoding helicase HerA-like domain-containing protein translates to MTDNTEAIKQGYSFDSAAIELGVLVQEKKPVPEAKIRIPLGMLNRHGLVCGATGTGKTKTLQLMAEQIAAGGVPVFAADIKGDLSGISTPGATSEKLTARTEALGQDWQPTGFTTEFYALGGKGKGVPVRATVSSFGPVLLSKVLGLNETQESSLGLVFHYADKAGLALLDLSDLRAVLQYLTSDEGKGELKELGGLSSATAGVILRSLIAFADQGAEEFFGEPEFDSADLLRVDDAGHGIISLLELPDLASKPALFSTFLMWLLADLFTDLPEVGDIDKPKLVFFFDEAHLLFNDASKAFLESIAQTVRLIRSKGVGVFFVTQTPKDVPDEVLAQLGSRVQHQLRAHTPNDAKALKQTVATFPKSDYDLGELLTTLGIGESVITVMDPDGAPTPVAWTRMLAPQSLMGPAPADQLEAAVKASALQSKYGEAIDRESARELLAKKLDDGAATHEREQAGADGGEQGEGRTRQDREPRSESRSSQSRGRAREEKNVVEQVVGSTLFRQVARSAGREIVRGLFGVARRR, encoded by the coding sequence ATGACCGATAACACCGAGGCGATCAAGCAGGGCTACTCCTTCGACTCCGCAGCGATCGAGCTGGGCGTCCTGGTTCAGGAGAAGAAGCCCGTTCCCGAGGCCAAGATCAGGATCCCGCTCGGGATGCTGAACCGGCACGGACTGGTCTGTGGCGCCACCGGCACCGGCAAGACCAAGACCCTGCAGCTGATGGCCGAGCAGATCGCGGCCGGTGGCGTACCGGTGTTCGCCGCCGACATCAAGGGTGACCTGTCGGGCATCTCGACGCCCGGTGCCACCTCGGAGAAGCTGACCGCACGGACCGAGGCACTCGGTCAGGACTGGCAGCCGACCGGCTTCACGACCGAGTTCTACGCGCTCGGCGGCAAGGGCAAGGGGGTGCCGGTGCGGGCGACCGTCTCGTCCTTCGGCCCGGTCCTGCTGTCCAAGGTGCTCGGGTTGAACGAAACTCAGGAATCCTCCCTCGGGCTGGTCTTCCACTACGCCGACAAGGCGGGTCTGGCGTTGCTCGACCTGTCCGACCTGCGCGCGGTGCTGCAATATCTGACCAGCGACGAGGGCAAGGGTGAGCTGAAGGAGCTCGGCGGGCTGTCCAGTGCGACCGCGGGGGTGATCCTGCGCAGCCTGATCGCGTTCGCCGATCAAGGGGCCGAGGAGTTCTTCGGGGAGCCCGAATTCGACAGCGCCGACCTGTTGCGCGTCGATGACGCCGGGCACGGCATCATCTCGCTGCTGGAGTTGCCCGACCTGGCCAGCAAGCCCGCACTGTTCTCCACCTTCCTGATGTGGCTGCTGGCCGACCTGTTCACCGATCTGCCCGAGGTCGGCGACATCGACAAGCCGAAGCTGGTGTTCTTCTTCGACGAGGCGCATCTGCTCTTCAACGACGCGTCGAAGGCGTTCCTGGAGTCGATCGCCCAGACCGTCCGGCTGATCCGTTCCAAAGGCGTCGGTGTCTTCTTCGTGACCCAAACGCCGAAGGACGTGCCGGACGAGGTGCTCGCGCAGCTCGGATCCCGGGTCCAGCACCAGCTCCGCGCGCACACCCCGAACGACGCCAAGGCGCTGAAACAGACCGTGGCGACCTTCCCCAAGTCCGACTACGACCTCGGCGAGCTGCTCACCACCCTCGGCATCGGCGAGTCCGTGATCACCGTGATGGACCCCGACGGTGCGCCGACGCCGGTCGCCTGGACCCGGATGCTGGCGCCGCAGTCGCTGATGGGACCGGCCCCGGCAGACCAGCTGGAGGCCGCGGTCAAGGCATCGGCGTTGCAGAGCAAGTACGGCGAGGCGATCGACCGGGAGTCGGCCCGCGAGCTGCTGGCCAAGAAGCTGGACGACGGTGCCGCGACCCACGAGCGGGAACAGGCCGGTGCGGACGGCGGCGAGCAGGGGGAGGGACGGACCCGGCAGGATCGCGAGCCCCGCTCGGAGTCCAGGAGCTCGCAGTCGCGCGGCCGGGCCCGCGAAGAGAAGAACGTGGTCGAACAGGTGGTCGGATCGACGCTGTTCCGGCAGGTCGCTCGCAGCGCCGGGCGGGAGATCGTCCGGGGCCTGTTCGGCGTAGCGCGTCGGCGCTGA
- a CDS encoding helix-turn-helix domain-containing protein, with protein sequence MDLHRLGQSVQRLRNERSLTLQQLAELSAVSVSMLSAVERGDKAPTVVVLDRIATGLGTTMGRLLEDPDDRIIIRRADQQDAITEPGGWQRTVLTPVVPGVNFEWIRSTLPAGCEPTGYPAYAPGSHEFIYVESGLLTLQIGDREVELAAGDSIYLAGDQDLGYANRSKRVCSYYVAALVMRPRAAGLRWRPAE encoded by the coding sequence ATGGATCTTCACCGGCTCGGCCAGTCAGTACAGCGTCTGCGCAACGAACGATCGTTGACCCTGCAGCAGTTGGCGGAGCTGTCCGCGGTGAGCGTGAGCATGCTGTCGGCGGTCGAGCGTGGTGACAAGGCCCCGACCGTGGTCGTGCTGGATCGGATCGCGACCGGCCTGGGGACGACGATGGGACGACTGCTGGAGGATCCCGACGATCGGATCATCATCCGCCGAGCCGACCAACAGGACGCCATCACCGAGCCCGGCGGCTGGCAGCGTACGGTGCTCACTCCGGTCGTGCCCGGCGTCAACTTCGAATGGATCCGATCGACACTGCCGGCCGGCTGCGAACCGACCGGCTATCCGGCGTACGCCCCCGGATCCCATGAGTTCATCTACGTCGAGTCCGGCCTGCTGACCCTGCAGATCGGCGACCGCGAGGTCGAACTGGCCGCCGGTGATTCGATCTACCTGGCCGGCGACCAGGACCTGGGCTACGCCAATCGCAGCAAGCGCGTCTGCAGCTACTACGTGGCCGCCCTGGTGATGCGCCCCCGAGCAGCCGGGCTGCGCTGGCGACCGGCGGAATGA
- a CDS encoding phosphate/phosphite/phosphonate ABC transporter substrate-binding protein, whose product MSADRFRTRLRTAVAGLVAVVPILAVAVSGCGADATSAADGEESATCPNGQIRFGVEPFEDPAKLTPAFTVLGDALSKKLNCPVKVQIVENYSAEVLAMQNGQLEIGQFGPLGYVFASDRAKAEPLVSFGDGSGKLSTYKAGIWVPKDSPVKTVADLKGRSLALSSTGSTSGDALPRFALKQAGVAESAVKIDYAGGHPQSMLALVNGKVDAAEINTQQQATAAEAGTFDESKFRRIWTSEPIPNDPITVPGDLDPQLKKSIKNALTSLPKSDVAKVGAYLDVEPGPLVPVTKQTYQPLFELAETLGLTEKDAE is encoded by the coding sequence ATGTCTGCAGACCGTTTCCGAACAAGACTCCGTACCGCCGTCGCCGGACTGGTGGCGGTGGTCCCGATCCTGGCCGTCGCCGTGTCGGGTTGCGGCGCCGATGCCACGTCGGCGGCCGACGGGGAAGAGTCCGCCACCTGCCCGAACGGCCAGATCCGCTTCGGAGTCGAGCCGTTCGAGGATCCGGCCAAACTGACACCCGCGTTCACGGTGCTCGGCGATGCGCTGTCCAAGAAGCTGAACTGCCCGGTCAAGGTGCAGATCGTGGAGAACTACTCCGCCGAGGTTCTGGCGATGCAGAACGGCCAGTTGGAGATCGGCCAGTTCGGTCCGCTGGGCTACGTGTTCGCCTCGGATCGGGCCAAGGCCGAGCCGCTGGTCTCCTTCGGCGACGGCAGCGGCAAGCTCAGCACCTACAAGGCCGGCATCTGGGTGCCCAAGGACAGCCCGGTCAAGACGGTCGCCGACCTGAAGGGCAGATCATTGGCGCTGTCCAGCACCGGATCCACCTCCGGTGATGCGTTGCCGCGGTTCGCGCTCAAGCAGGCCGGCGTCGCCGAGTCCGCGGTCAAGATCGACTACGCCGGAGGACATCCGCAATCGATGCTGGCCTTGGTGAACGGCAAGGTCGACGCCGCCGAGATCAACACCCAGCAGCAGGCGACGGCGGCCGAGGCGGGCACCTTCGACGAGAGCAAGTTCCGCCGGATCTGGACCTCGGAGCCGATCCCCAACGATCCGATCACCGTTCCCGGTGATCTTGACCCGCAGCTGAAGAAGTCGATCAAGAACGCGCTGACCAGCCTGCCGAAGTCCGACGTCGCCAAGGTCGGTGCCTATCTCGATGTCGAGCCCGGTCCGCTGGTCCCGGTCACCAAGCAGACCTATCAGCCGTTGTTCGAGCTGGCCGAGACCCTCGGGCTGACCGAGAAGGACGCGGAATGA
- a CDS encoding alcohol dehydrogenase catalytic domain-containing protein — MHFPTTGSGSIVPASPGRQTARVAVFDHGRVQLQDVELPHRTAGEIDVAISSAAICGSDLHTVAGHRSAPELAALGHEGVGVVTDLDPGSTDARGMPLKVGDRVVLSMIAFCGACDRCRAGLTMKCRRLQKYGHDSVRRPPYATGMLADRVRLLPGVPVVALPDAGADDEILVSAGCATATAAAVVGAAGARSGEPVLVFGAGAVGFFCAAMLATAGCRPVVRDPNPGRLALLGPSGARPDTGEHDLFPVVIEASGNPAAFVDALAATAVGGHLVAAGSVSPGATSLRLDPADLVTRSIRLTGVHNYRTADFLTAVDWLQSHGADAGVAGLMSPAHPLSDIDDAFEEMRSGAFARVLVRPEAG, encoded by the coding sequence GTGCACTTCCCCACCACCGGGTCCGGCAGCATCGTGCCTGCGTCGCCGGGACGACAGACCGCCCGGGTCGCAGTTTTCGATCATGGTCGGGTCCAGCTGCAGGACGTGGAGCTACCGCATCGCACCGCCGGCGAGATCGACGTCGCGATCAGCTCTGCGGCGATCTGCGGCTCCGATCTGCACACCGTCGCCGGACACCGTAGCGCCCCCGAGTTGGCCGCCCTCGGCCACGAGGGCGTCGGCGTGGTCACCGACCTCGACCCGGGCAGCACCGATGCCCGCGGGATGCCGCTGAAGGTCGGGGACCGGGTCGTGTTGTCGATGATCGCCTTCTGCGGTGCCTGCGACCGGTGCCGTGCCGGCTTGACGATGAAATGCCGTCGGCTGCAGAAGTACGGGCACGACTCGGTCCGACGTCCGCCGTACGCGACCGGGATGCTCGCCGACCGGGTACGACTGCTGCCGGGAGTACCCGTCGTCGCCCTGCCCGACGCCGGCGCCGACGACGAGATCCTGGTGTCTGCGGGCTGCGCGACCGCGACCGCGGCAGCCGTCGTCGGTGCGGCGGGTGCGCGGTCGGGCGAGCCCGTGCTGGTGTTCGGGGCCGGCGCGGTGGGCTTCTTCTGCGCGGCGATGCTGGCTACTGCCGGCTGTCGTCCGGTGGTGCGGGACCCCAACCCGGGTCGGCTGGCGCTGCTCGGACCGAGTGGTGCCCGACCCGACACCGGTGAGCACGATCTCTTCCCGGTGGTGATCGAGGCATCGGGCAATCCGGCGGCCTTCGTCGACGCACTTGCCGCGACCGCCGTCGGCGGCCACCTGGTGGCGGCCGGATCGGTCAGTCCCGGAGCGACGAGCCTGCGACTGGACCCGGCCGATCTGGTCACCCGCTCGATCCGGCTGACCGGTGTGCACAACTACCGGACAGCCGACTTCCTCACCGCTGTCGACTGGCTGCAGAGTCATGGCGCCGACGCCGGCGTGGCAGGTCTGATGTCGCCGGCGCATCCACTGTCCGACATCGACGACGCCTTCGAGGAGATGCGGTCCGGCGCGTTCGCCCGCGTCCTGGTCCGGCCTGAAGCCGGGTGA